Proteins from a genomic interval of Rosa chinensis cultivar Old Blush chromosome 2, RchiOBHm-V2, whole genome shotgun sequence:
- the LOC121051204 gene encoding zinc finger BED domain-containing protein RICESLEEPER 2-like gives MEKSVCSIRNAVRYVRSSGARLDEFKSCVEKEKVECNKICILDIPTRWNSTFLMLDTTLELKKGFVRLDDEEDSKYKSYFDEEEEFEEDDEDERPKKAAVKRVGPPNDTDWDNAAIFVKFLKVFYDVTLNVSASLTPTAHKAFHDIVGIKAELEELNSGGIGPESTQADKVLYNMAVKMKAKYSKYFGSLDELNQLFLVALVLVPRYKFRNIAHVSETMLNLSSWEIKEKCDEVKQLVVDLCDLYGQQNGASSGQNKSKGAPNSDTATSKSRSRTRSLSGKRAIMQEEWNRQLEQNNEAVVGHEVDRYLLDLIENPIQQDDWKILDWWKLNGGKYPNLQALARDVLAIQVSTVASESSFSTGKRVIDPYRSSLNPKTVEKLICLQNWLKSDAIMGLEYIPTIEEMESYENIEADRLGTNEDFQQVCCVERVGQRPCTQGLLSVGEVMQAGSMWDLLCLGSAAEGGLRRCWARGSDAGNWRQSAAVAA, from the exons ATGGAGAAGTCCGTATGTAGCATAAGGAATGCTGTGAGATATGTTAGAAGTTCTGGTGCAAGGTTAGATGAATTCAAAAGTTGTGTAGAGAAGGAGAAAGTTGAATGCAATAAGATTTGCATATTAGATATTCCgacaaggtggaattccacctttcTTATGTTGGATACAACTTTGGAGTTGAAAAAAGGTTTTGTTAGGTTGGATGATGAGGAGGATTCAAAGTACAAAAGCTACTTTGATGAAGAGGAGGAAtttgaggaagatgatgaagatgagagaCCGAAGAAGGCTGCTGTTAAAAGGGTTGGGCCACCAAATGATACAGATTGGGACAATGCAGCAATCTTTGTGAAGTTTTTGAAGGTATTTTATGATGTGACACTTAATGTTAGTGCTTCACTTACACCTACTGCCCACAAGGCATTTCATGATATTGTTGGCATCAAAGCAGAGCTTGAAGAACTCAATTCTGGTGGTATAGGACCAGAATCAACCCAAGCAGATAAAGTGTTGTACAACATGGCAGTTAAGATGAAGGCAAAGTATTCGAAGTATTTTGGTTCGTTGGATGAATTGAATCAACTTTTCCTAGTTGCCTTAGTCTTAGTTCCTAGGTATAAATTTAGAAACATTGCTCATGTGAGTGAAACAATGTTGAATTTGAGTAGTTGGGAGATCAAGGAGAAATGTGATGAAGTGAAGCAGCTTGTTGTCGATCTATGTGACTTGTATGGTCAGCAAAATGGTGCAAGCAGTGGGCAGAACAAGTCTAAAGGTGCACCAAATAGTGATACAGCAACTAGCAAGTCTAGAAGCAGAACAAGGTCACTTAGTGGGAAGAGGGCAATTATGCAAGAAGAATGGAACCGACAGCTAGAACAAAATAATGAAGCTGTTGTGGGACATGAGGTGGATAGGTATTTACTGGACCTTATAGAAAATCCAATTCAACAAGATGATtggaagattttggattggtgGAAGCTGAATGGAGGTAAATATCCCAACTTGCAAGCATTGGCCAGAGATGTATTAGCCATACAAGTGTCCACAGTTGCAAGTGAGTCGAGTTTCAGCACCGGAAAAAGAGTGATAGATCCATACAGAAGCTCCTTAAATCCCAAAACTGTTGAAAAGCTTATTTGTCTTCAAAATTGGTTGAAGTCTGATGCTATTATGGGGTTGGAGTACATTCCTACTATAGAGGAAATGGAGTCCTATGAAAACATTGAAGCCG ATAGGTTGGGTACAAATGAAGATTTCCAGCAGGTCTGCTGCGTTGAGCGGGTGGGACAGAGGCCGTGCACGCAAGGCTTGCTGTCAGTCGGGGAGGTGATGCAGGCGGGATCGATGTGGGATCTGCTGTGTCTGGGATCTGCTGCAGAAGGTGGGCTCCGGCGGTGCTGGGCTAGAGGCAGCGATGCTGGAAACTGGAGGCAGAGTGCTGCTGTTGCAGCGTAG